CGGCGGCAGGTTGAGGCGCACCACCTTGCCGTCTGAGTTCGGCGTCAGGCCGAGATCCGAGGTTTGCACGGCTTTTTCAATATCGCGGATGCTGCTGGGGTCAAACGGCTTGATCAGCAATTGGCGCGGTTCAGGCACGCTGATCGAGGCCATCTGCATCAGCGGGGTGGGCTGGCCGTAATACTCCACACTGAGTTTTTCCACCAAGGCGGGGGTGGCGCGCCCGGTACGGATGGCGGCCAGATCTTCCTTAAGCGCGGAAATGGCGCCGCGCATACGCTCTTTGGACTCTTTGAGCATGTCTGCAATCACAAAAGCCTCCTAAAGGCCGCTTGGTACAAGCGGTAAGACGAATGCGGGCATTTTACCATTGGCTCATCCCGCCTTTTCGCGCTCCCAGGCGGCCCGCGGGCCAGGCACGGCATAGAACAGCGGGTGCGGGCGCGGTTGGCTGGCTTGCTGCGCGGCATACCAGGCCGGGGCGCGGCGCTGCAGCTTGGCAAGCAAGTGGCGCCACTCGTATTCGATCTGGCCCTCAGTCACGGGGAGTTGCAGGCTGGTGCGCGGCGTGCCGATGCGGCTGGCATCAAAACGGTAGCCGCGCTGGCTAGCCTCCTGCCATACCGCCAGCAAATAGCTGGCGATCAGCGCCTCTGCCTCGCCGCCCTCGCGGAAGCGCTCGAGTTGGGGATGGTGGGTGTAGCCGCGCGTGCGCCCTTGCAGCACGCGCTGCGCCAGCAACCCCTCGCGGCATAGCGCGGTCAGGCCGCGCGCATCCAGATGGCCGGGGTGCAGCGACCAGAGGCGCATCGGCGCTTAGTCCCCGGCGTCAACCAGGGTGCCCACCGATTCGCCGAGCAGCGCTTTGCGCAATGCGCCTTCTTCCCAGAAATCGAGCACGCGGATGGGCATATGGTTTTCCATGCACAGGGAAATGGCGGTGCTATCCATCACGCCCAGGCCCTGGCTGAGCGCATCGATATAGGTGAGGTGTTCGAAACGCTTGGCCTGCGGATTCTTCTTGGGGTCGGAGTCATATACGCCGTCCACCTTGGTGCCTTTGATCACCAGGTTGGCACCGATCTCCATGGCGCGTAGCGCCGCGGTGGTATCAGTGGAGAAATAGGGGTTGCCGATCCCGCCGCCGAAGATGACCACGCGCCCTGCCTCCAAATGGCGGATGGCGCGCCGGCGGATGTAGGGTTCGGCCACGGCGCGCATTTCGATGGCGGTTTGCACACGCACTTCGATCTTGGCGCGCTCGATGGCATCCATTAGCGCCAGGGCGTTCATCACCGTACCGAGCATGCCCATATAGTCGGCGTTGGCGCGCTCCATGCCGCGCTCAATGCCGCTGCGGCCGCGCCACAGGTTGCCGGCGCCGATGACGATGGCCAACTGCACCCCCATTTGCACCACTTCGGAGACCTGGGCAGCGATGCCCTCGGCCTTGAGCGGATCAATCCCCAGGCCCTGCGCGCCGGCCAGGGCTTCCCCACTCAGCTTGAGCAGCACACGCGAATACACAGATTTTTGCAATTGGCTCATATCACCTCGATCTACAAAAACGGCCAACACAACGTTGGCCGTTTTTTTCATCCTTGTGCGTCTGTGAATCCCACGCTGCGGCAGAGGCCGCGGCCGTGGGGGAACAGGAGCGCATCGGGCGCAAGGTCACTTGCCGCCCAGCTCCCAGCGGGCAAAGCGGTGCACGACGATGTTTTCGCCCGTGGCTACCACGCCCTCGCTGATCATGTCCTTGATGGTCTTGCTGTCATCGCGGATGTAGCCCTGGCGCAGCAGCACGCTCTCATCCAGGAACTTTTGCACGCGGCCTTCGACGATCTTGTCCCAGGAGGCCTCTGGCTTGCCCGATTCCTTGGCCGTGTTGCGCGCCACTTCCTTCTCGCGCTCCACCGCCGCCGGGTCCACTTCCTCCTCGGTCAGCCATTGCGGGCTGCTGGCAGCGATCTGCAGGGCGATCTCGTGCGCCAGCTTGCGGAAGGCTTCGGAACGGGCCACAAAGTCCGTCTCGCAGTTGACTTCCACCATCACACCGACGCGGCCATCACCGTGGGAGTACAGCTCCACCACGCCGTTGAGCACTTCGCGGTCGGCACGCTTGGCCGCCTTGGAAAGGCCCTTCTGGCGCAGCACATCCACCGCTTTGTCGAAATCCCCTTGGGCTTCTTCGAGCGCGGCGCGGCAATCCAAAATTCCAGCGCCGGTGGCCTGGCGCAATTCTTTGATCAGTTCAGTCGTAATTTCCATCGTTTTTATTCTTCAGTCTCTTTTGGGGCCTCAGCCGGGGCTTCGGTCTCAGTCTCATTCTCGGTTTCGGTTTCAGCCTCAGCTTCAGCTTCGTCCTCGCCCTCGCCTTGCAGGTCAGACTTCTTCAGCTTGGGCTTGCGCGCCTTGGGGGCTGGGGCGCCTGCGGCGGGTTTCTTGACGGCGGGTTTGGCCTCGCCGCTCCCGGCCTTCTGGGCTTCCTTGGCCTGCTCTTCGGCTACCTTGGCCAGCGTGGCCTCGCCCAGCAGGGCATCATCCGCCAGCTCGGTCACCTCGCCGTCTTCGCGGCGGCGCGGGGCGGCCGTCTTGGGCTCCACCTTGGCGGGCTCGGCATCCTGCTTATCGTTACGCAGCGAGGCGCCTTCCAGGGCGGCGTCAGCAATGTAAGACACCATCAGTTTGATGGCGCGGATGGCGTCATCATTCGAGGGGATCACATAATCGATCACGCTGGGATTGCAGTTGGTGTCCACCAGGCCTACCACCGGGATGCCGAGGATGTTGGCCTCGCGCACGGCGGTTTCTTCGCGGTTGACGTCGACCACGAACAGCAGGTCAGGCACGCGGTTCATATTGCGGATGCCACCAAAGCGCTCTTGCAGCTTCTCCGCCTTGCGCGAATTGGTCAGCATCTCACGCTTGGTGAGCTTGAGCTTGCTGCTAGCTTCCCCTTCGGCCGGGGCCTGTTGCGCCATGCGCTCCAGGGTGTCCAGCTCACTGATGCGCTGGCGCATCGTGCTCCAGTTGGTGAGCATGCCACCCAGCCAGCGCACGGTGACGTAGGGCATACCGGCGCGCTGCGCCTCGGCCTCGATCGTCTCCACGGCCTGGCGCTTGGTGCCGACGAACATGATCGTCTTGCCCTCGGCCACGGCTTCGCGCACGAGCTTATAGGCTTCTTCGAGTGCCTTTACGGTTTGCTGCAGGTCAATGATGTGGATGCCGTTGCGCTCAGTAAAGATGTACGGCTTCATGCGCGGATCCCACTTCTGGGTGCGATGCCCGAAGTGCACGCCCGCTTCGAGAAGGGCCTTCATATCAATGGGGGCCATAGGTAATACTCCTTTGCGTTATACGTCCGCTGCCGTCATCCCTGCCGGTGACCCACTAGGGGGCACGCACCGCCAAGTCAGGTGAGCGTGTGAGATGTGTGCCGCCACTTTGCCGTGAGCAGCACAAGCGCCCGCGAGTGCGAGCGCGGCAGAGAGTATACCAGCGCGCGGCGCCAGAGTCCAGCGGGTTGATACAATCGCAGCATGCAAGCTGCCGAATTC
The DNA window shown above is from Anaerolineales bacterium and carries:
- the frr gene encoding ribosome recycling factor — protein: MIADMLKESKERMRGAISALKEDLAAIRTGRATPALVEKLSVEYYGQPTPLMQMASISVPEPRQLLIKPFDPSSIRDIEKAVQTSDLGLTPNSDGKVVRLNLPPLTEDRRRDLVKVVNARLEEANVAVRNIRRDVIKDMREAKDEKLVSEDELKRGEEDIQKLTDEITAEIVAMGKQKEKEVMEV
- a CDS encoding DNA lyase, which codes for MRLWSLHPGHLDARGLTALCREGLLAQRVLQGRTRGYTHHPQLERFREGGEAEALIASYLLAVWQEASQRGYRFDASRIGTPRTSLQLPVTEGQIEYEWRHLLAKLQRRAPAWYAAQQASQPRPHPLFYAVPGPRAAWEREKAG
- the pyrH gene encoding UMP kinase, which codes for MSQLQKSVYSRVLLKLSGEALAGAQGLGIDPLKAEGIAAQVSEVVQMGVQLAIVIGAGNLWRGRSGIERGMERANADYMGMLGTVMNALALMDAIERAKIEVRVQTAIEMRAVAEPYIRRRAIRHLEAGRVVIFGGGIGNPYFSTDTTAALRAMEIGANLVIKGTKVDGVYDSDPKKNPQAKRFEHLTYIDALSQGLGVMDSTAISLCMENHMPIRVLDFWEEGALRKALLGESVGTLVDAGD
- the tsf gene encoding translation elongation factor Ts, producing the protein MEITTELIKELRQATGAGILDCRAALEEAQGDFDKAVDVLRQKGLSKAAKRADREVLNGVVELYSHGDGRVGVMVEVNCETDFVARSEAFRKLAHEIALQIAASSPQWLTEEEVDPAAVEREKEVARNTAKESGKPEASWDKIVEGRVQKFLDESVLLRQGYIRDDSKTIKDMISEGVVATGENIVVHRFARWELGGK
- the rpsB gene encoding 30S ribosomal protein S2, producing MAPIDMKALLEAGVHFGHRTQKWDPRMKPYIFTERNGIHIIDLQQTVKALEEAYKLVREAVAEGKTIMFVGTKRQAVETIEAEAQRAGMPYVTVRWLGGMLTNWSTMRQRISELDTLERMAQQAPAEGEASSKLKLTKREMLTNSRKAEKLQERFGGIRNMNRVPDLLFVVDVNREETAVREANILGIPVVGLVDTNCNPSVIDYVIPSNDDAIRAIKLMVSYIADAALEGASLRNDKQDAEPAKVEPKTAAPRRREDGEVTELADDALLGEATLAKVAEEQAKEAQKAGSGEAKPAVKKPAAGAPAPKARKPKLKKSDLQGEGEDEAEAEAETETENETETEAPAEAPKETEE